Proteins from a single region of Eremothecium gossypii ATCC 10895 chromosome VI, complete sequence:
- the CDC20 gene encoding ubiquitin-protein transferase activating protein CDC20 (Syntenic homolog of Saccharomyces cerevisiae YGL116W (CDC20)) yields the protein MVDTKEPRLSASRSMLLLSSPSRLNVVSSDWSKVEKHNKVMKPRAAHGSLSNVTNVAHSAGGGMQRTKLTQAVPPLLRKSSSYFKEEAVKEAAAEEHGSQTYASSDRFIPVRNKGTGARCDEEAEDQDVSPPPNASPSTHLKARTKIVFKQNIAEACGLDMSQRILQYLPQPPQASVKRTIYSIGSRAERYSAGAQPLSKFTRLRKINTNPERILDAPGFQDDFYLNLLSWSKKNVLAIALDQSIYLWNGETGEVSLLTEFETETITSVVWSNDDCHISIGKDDGNTEIWDVETMSHVRTMRSSLGVRICSQDWLDTVVCIGAKSGEIQVNDVRVKDHIVSTWEKHTSEVCGIKFRQDGLQLASGGNDNTVMIWDTRQDEPLWVKRNHNAAVKAITWHPDVVNLLATGGGSLDRHIHFWNTTTGARIGSINTGSQVSSLHWGQSYEDSHMNREIVATGGSPDNSISIYNYDSKVKVAEITQAHESRIVSSQLSPDGTTIATVGGDENLKFYRVFDAKRKKSRDHEAESFLEIMGVGKKGDEDSSASLSPKKSSFLIR from the coding sequence GGCTCAACGTGGTGTCGTCGGACTGGTCGAAGGTGGAGAAGCACAACAAGGTGATGAAGCCGCGGGCTGCGCACGGGTCGCTGTCGAACGTGACGAACGTGGCGCACAGCGCGGGCGGGGGGATGCAGCGGACGAAGTTGACGCAGGCGGtgccgccgctgctgcgaAAGAGCTCGTCGTACTTCAAGGAGGAGGCGGTGAaggaggcggcggcggaggagcACGGGTCGCAGACGTACGCGTCGTCGGACCGCTTCATCCCCGTGCGGAACAAGGGCACGGGGGCGCGGTGCGACGAGGAGGCGGAGGACCAGGACGtgtcgccgccgccgaaCGCGTCGCCGTCGACGCACCTCAAGGCGCGCACGAAGATCGTGTTCAAGCAGAACATCGCGGAGGCGTGCGGGCTCGACATGTCGCAGCGGATCTTGCAGTAcctgccgcagccgccgcaggccTCGGTCAAGCGGACGATATACTCGATCGGGAGCCGCGCGGAGCGCTACAGCGCGGGCGCCCAGCCGCTCAGCAAGTTCACGCGCCTCCGGAAGATCAACACGAACCCGGAGCGCATTCTCGACGCGCCGGGCTTCCAGGACGACTTCTACCTCAACTTGTTGAGCTGGTCCAAAAAGAACGTGTTGGCCATTGCCTTGGACCAGAGCATCTATCTATGGAACGGCGAGACCGGCGAGGTCAGCTTGCTCACCGAGTTCGAGACCGAGACGATCACGAGCGTCGTGTGGTCGAACGACGACTGCCACATCTCGATTGGCAAGGACGACGGCAACACCGAGATCTGGGATGTGGAGACCATGTCCCACGTGCGCACGATGCGAAGCTCGTTGGGCGTGCGGATTTGCTCGCAGGATTGGCTAGACACGGTCGTTTGCATAGGCGCCAAGAGCGGGGAGATACAGGTGAACGATGTCCGGGTGAAGGACCACATCGTCTCCACATGGGAGAAACACACGAGCGAGGTCTGTGGCATCAAATTCAGGCAGGACGGCCTGCAGCTCGCCTCCGGCGGGAACGACAACACAGTGATGATATGGGACACGAGGCAGGACGAGCCACTATGGGTGAAGCGCAACCACAACGCTGCGGTCAAGGCGATCACCTGGCACCCGGACGTGGTCAACCTCCTCGCCACCGGCGGCGGCTCCCTGGATAGACACATTCACTTCTGGAACACAACCACCGGCGCGCGCATAGGCAGCATCAACACAGGATCCCAGGTTTCATCGCTACACTGGGGCCAGAGTTACGAAGATTCGCACATGAACAGGGAGATAGTCGCAACAGGCGGCTCCCCCGACAATTCTATCTCCATCTACAATTATGATTCCAAGGTTAAGGTTGCAGAAATTACACAAGCTCATGAGTCCCGTATCGTTTCGAGTCAGTTGTCGCCAGACGGCACGACCATAGCTACAGTCGGCGGCGACGAGAATTTGAAATTCTACAGGGTCTTCGACGCCAAACGGAAGAAGAGCCGCGATCACGAAGCCGAGAGCTTCCTCGAGATCATGGGTGTCGGGAAAAAGGGCGACGAGGACAGCAGCGCCTCGCTCTCGCCAAAGAAATCCAGCTTCCTCATTAGGTAG